The Alnus glutinosa chromosome 1, dhAlnGlut1.1, whole genome shotgun sequence region agatgttggccgcagtatattttatatatataaatatatatatataaattctattttgtaatttctttttatttaaaatatatttatatattttatataaatatacacgcggccagatgttggccgcagtatattttatatatataaatatatatatataaattctattttgtaatttctttttatttaaaatatatttatatattttatataaatattattttatatatatatatatatatatatatatatatatatatatattttaattctgttttttaatttctttttatttaaaatatatatatatatatatatatttattttttactaaaattctccaaatttattttatccaaaaatatcacaaaatcaaattgcacaaattaatcaaaacaacgttttttaaaaattcgaataccatgtactaataaatatattcattactatatataactactttcacaacaatatcaacaaatttgagattcttaatttaataaagttattcggtactaaaaaaaaaaaaaatacacaaaatatctacaaatctggaggacgtctctgcggatcacgaggtgcagtcccgggcgtgagctcgccaactgtcgattgtcccgcaagagatggtgtaacgggcgaaggagtcccgagaggggattgttgggtcagcaattgtccagaaggcgacaacggaccaaccgttgtcgcattacctgcaagtactaaaaataattaacctacataatattatatgcaaatttaaacaagtaatgagaacaaattaaaaataaacctaagtgtatacataatataaaccatacctgcaggcgcactactaacagatgacgtactaccgacgtgtgcaggtgaagactgctgagcaccagggcatacgaacgataatcctgtagaggacatgaaggcctcaaaatgtcgcatgcgctgctccatatcATCAATCTGtcgtatgcgctgctccatgctgtcagcccgctctctctcggcccgcactatgccctccaactcCGCAATTTTGtgagcagcccaatcctgagaagtgccctcggccggtcccccccgtgtgcgacccctatacgagaaacaagtcccgcgaacaggagtaacgttcggcccaacctgccgaaccctacccgcatactcgggtcgcccaaccgcttgctcgtacgcgtcgccaggtgcccaacgcaccgtatctgatgagacggggtccgaggcagcaggatcagtggacaaactctgtgtcatccgctcctgtacgtcgtcaacatacaaaacaatggtaattaataaatactttatcacacacataactaataataatcgataacctataacagtagcatacgcataggtcccgtgtccgctcgttcaggaaagtgccgtctttccttgtgtgcgtcttcacaaacgactcggcgcgagtggggggcgtgccagatatagatgcctgtcgccatacagtataaatatataacaaacattggatattcatttaacgttaagaaagaacaattacgcacaaataagaattagggtttttacatattgttccatacc contains the following coding sequences:
- the LOC133869322 gene encoding uncharacterized protein LOC133869322, with the translated sequence MPETFFDKYDQTDVEDVLHEWCTKVNVERSERMKRLREQQDIPHSLGSKSYARFNHDEASISGTPPTRAESFVKTHTRKDGTFLNERTRDLCERMTQSLSTDPAASDPVSSDTVRWAPGDAYEQAVGRPEYAGRVRQVGPNVTPVRGTCFSYRGRTRGGPAEGTSQDWAAHKIAELEGIVRAERERADSMEQRIRQIDDMEQRMRHFEAFMSSTGLSFVCPGAQQSSPAHVGSTSSVSSAPAGNATTVGPLSPSGQLLTQQSPLGTPSPVTPSLAGQSTVGELTPGTAPRDPQRRPPDL